One region of Culex pipiens pallens isolate TS chromosome 2, TS_CPP_V2, whole genome shotgun sequence genomic DNA includes:
- the LOC120422939 gene encoding histone H3.3A-like — MARTKQTARKSTGGKAPRKQLATKAARKSAPSTGGVKKPHRYRPGTVALREIRRYQKSTELLIRKLPFQRLVREIAQDFKTDLRFQSAAVAALQEASEAYLVGLFEDTNLCAIHAKRVTIMPKDIQLARRIRGERA; from the coding sequence ATGGCCCGTACCAAGCAGACCGCTCGCAAGTCCACCGGAGGAAAGGCCCCGCGGAAGCAGTTGGCCACCAAGGCCGCCCGTAAGAGTGCCCCCTCGACGGGTGGCGTCAAGAAGCCCCACCGTTACCGGCCCGGAACGGTCGCTCTCCGTGAGATCCGTCGCTACCAGAAGTCGACCGAGTTGCTGATCCGCAAGTTGCCGTTCCAGCGGTTGGTTCGTGAGATTGCGCAGGACTTCAAGACGGATTTGCGCTTCCAAAGTGCGGCGGTGGCCGCCTTGCAGGAAGCTAGTGAGGCTTATCTGGTGGGGCTGTTTGAGGACACTAATTTGTGTGCGATCCACGCGAAGCGTGTGACGATCATGCCCAAGGATATCCAGCTGGCGAGACGGATTCGTGGAGAGCGAGCTTAA
- the LOC120422964 gene encoding peptidyl-tRNA hydrolase 2, mitochondrial: MNLLKSVVKAVAGPTKMVLVVRSDLGLKKGKIASQCAHAAVMCYVRSASVNESMLKRWLVQGQPKIVVKVDDLEGMERIAELAAEKKVVAEIVRDAGRTQVQSGTETVLGLGPDSAEVIDSLAGHLKLM, encoded by the coding sequence ATGAACCTTCTCAAATCCGTAGTCAAAGCCGTCGCCGGTCCCACAAAGATGGTCCTCGTAGTTCGATCCGATCTCGGACTGAAAAAGGGTAAAATTGCCTCCCAGTGTGCTCACGCGGCCGTCATGTGCTACGTGAGGTCTGCTTCGGTTAATGAGTCGATGCTGAAGCGCTGGCTGGTCCAGGGTCAACCAAAGATTGTGGTCAAAGTGGACGACCTGGAAGGGATGGAACGGATAGCTGAGCTGGCAGCAGAGAAGAAGGTCGTTGCGGAGATTGTGCGCGATGCCGGAAGAACACAGGTGCAGAGCGGGACGGAGACGGTGCTGGGACTGGGGCCAGACTCGGCGGAGGTTATCGATTCGTTGGCAGGGCATTTGAAGTTGATGTAG
- the LOC120422965 gene encoding cytochrome c oxidase assembly factor 4 homolog, mitochondrial, whose translation MSDIEDPVEQMLKKTGCINLHYKVQECIAETGDWRKCQDVVKDFKSCMQDYTQKQRQKYDQK comes from the exons ATGAGCGATATTGAAGATCCCGTCGAGCAGATGTTGAAAAAGACTGGCTGTATAAATCTTCACTACAAAGTTCAA gAGTGCATCGCGGAAACCGGCGACTGGCGCAAGTGCCAAGACGTGGTCAAAGACTTTAAATCCTGTATGCAGGATTACACCCAAAAGCAACGCCAAAAGTACGACCAGAAATGA
- the LOC120422938 gene encoding long-chain fatty acid transport protein 4: protein MIVELSLKQKTATLACITAAACGLSLAIGPRMLPQTLLTAVTLYLLSGERPTLLFATVRTLPRDINAAWVFLRLSLVLHRYEKRKMTVVRRFEEVAARNPSKVALLMDDQRFTFDEVRRLSDRVACHFRSKGFSRGDTVALLMETRCEYPCVWLGLAKLGVVTALINTNLRRETLRHSIAVANSKAIIVSEELAGAIAEIIDQDGIKGLPIFVYGSDQSSEQTKFDQLPEAENLRQALDGVQCDEDLSTIWRDISPRDKLVYIYTSGTTGMPKAAVITNSRFIMMGTGVYYMLALRDDDIIYNSLPLYHSAGGMVGIGSVLLCGLTAALRKKFSASNFFADCIKYNCTVAQYIGEICRFVLTTPAKPTDTQHQVRMMFGNGLRPQIWTQFASRFNIKQIGEFYGSTEGNSNLMNLDNTVGAVGFVPAFARTFYPVTLVRCEEETGEIIRNSDGFCIRCKPGEAGVFIGKIEMKKALNSYVGYADKKASEKKVLRDVFAKGDMFFNSGDILVTDLFGYYYFKDRTGDTFRWRGENVATSEVEGVITNIVGLKDCAVYGVDIPGTEGKAGMAAIVDTAGKLDLVQLGAGIRGSLPAYARPLFIRVLSELPMTTTFKLKKRDLQLDGYNLEKVKDAIYYLQGDGSYRRFEQADFEVVSSGKGKF from the exons ATGATAGTGGAACTTAGTTTGAAGCAAAAAACGGCCACACTGGCGTGCATCACTGCCGCCGCGTGTGGCCTGTCCCTCGCGATCGGTCCCCGGATGCTTCCCCAGACGCTGCTGACCGCCGTCACGCTGTACCTGCTGAGCGGGGAACGGCCCACGTTGCTGTTTGCCACCGTCAGGACACTCCCGCGGGACATCAA TGCCGCCTGGGTGTTTCTCCGCCTCAGCCTGGTCCTGCACCGGTACGAGAAGCGCAAGATGACCGTCGTGCGGCGGTTCGAGGAGGTGGCCGCGCGCAACCCGTCCAAAGTGGCCCTGCTGATGGACGACCAGCGGTTCACCTTTGACGAGGTTCGTCGCCTGTCCGATCGCGTTGCGTGCCACTTCCGGTCCAAGGGCTTCTCCCGCGGGGACACCGTCGCGCTGCTGATGGAAACCCGGTGCGAGTACCCGTGCGTGTGGCTGGGCCTCGCCAAACTGGGCGTCGTGACGGCCCTCATCAACACGAACCTCCGCCGGGAGACGCTCCGGCACTCGATTGCGGTGGCCAATTCGAAAGCCATCATCGTCAGCGAGGAGCTGGCCGGCG CCATTGCCGAGATCATCGACCAGGATGGCATTAAGGGGTTGCCCATTTTCGTGTACGGTTCCGACCAGTCATCCGAGCAGACCAAATTTGACCAGCTGCCAG AGGCCGAGAACCTAAGACAGGCGCTGGATGGCGTGCAGTGCGATGAGGATCTGAGCACTATCTGGCGTGATATATCACCCCGGGATAAGCTGGTTTACATCTACACGTCCGGCACGACCGGGATGCCCAAGGCGGCCGTGATCACCAACTCCAG ATTCATCATGATGGGCACCGGCGTGTACTACATGCTGGCCCTGCGCGACGACGACATCATCTACAACTCGCTCCCGCTGTACCACTCGGCCGGCGGAATGGTCGGCATCGGCAGTGTGCTCCTGTGCGGCCTAACAGCGGCCCTGCGCAAGAAGTTCTCCGCGTCCAACTTCTTCGCCGACTGCATCAAGTACAACTGCACCGTCGCCCAGTACATCGGCGAAATTTGTCGCTTCGTGCTGACGACGCCGGCCAAACCTACCGACACCCAGCACCAGGTCCGGATGATGTTTGGGAATGGGTTGCGGCCCCAGATCTGGACCCAATTTGCGTCACGCTTCAACATCAAACAGATTGGCGAATTTTACGGCTCCACCGAGGGAAATTCCAATTTGA TGAACCTGGACAACACGGTCGGGGCGGTTGGGTTCGTTCCGGCCTTTGCCCGGACGTTCTACCCGGTGACACTGGTGAG ATGTGAGGAGGAAACTGGGGAAATTATCCGAAATTCCGATGGGTTCTGCATTCGGTGTAAACCTGGAGAGGCTGGGGTATTTATTGGGAAGATTGAGATGAAGAAGGCGCTGAACTCGTACGTGGGTTATGCCGACAAGAAGGCATCCGAGAAGAAGGTTCTGCGGGATGTGTTCGCCAAGGGGGATATGTTCTTCAATTCAGGCGACATTTTGGTGACGGATTTGTTTGGATATTACTACTTCAAGGATCGTACCGGGGATACGTTCAG ATGGCGCGGTGAAAATGTCGCTACTTCCGAGGTTGAGGGCGTCATTACCAACATTGTCGGTCTGAAGGATTGTGCCGTGTACGGAGTTGAT ATTCCCGGAACCGAGGGCAAAGCCGGCATGGCAGCCATCGTGGACACCGCGGGCAAGCTTGATTTGGTCCAGCTGGGCGCCGGCATCCGGGGCAGTCTTCCGGCTTACGCGAGGCCGCTGTTTATCCGAGTGCTGTCCGAGCTTCCGATGACGACCACGTTCAAGCTGAAGAAGCGAGACTTGCAGCTCGATGGGTACAACTTGGAGAAGGTTAAAGATGCGATTTACTATCTGCAGGGGGATGGAAGCTACCGCCGGTTTGAGCAGGCTGACTTTGAGGTGGTGAGCAGTGGCAAGGGAAAGTTTTGA